A genome region from Setaria italica strain Yugu1 chromosome III, Setaria_italica_v2.0, whole genome shotgun sequence includes the following:
- the LOC101772522 gene encoding probable WRKY transcription factor 63 — protein MSTRLNSARKSQPPRSSDRRDAAIQELRRGTQLADLLRKQVKLIPEPNRRDAAVANVGEISMAMESSLNILQYEISSPEVGTVDMAAHAGYSSDGGTGERNGAVPRTRRVRHRRGRHGVELPMKEILTEAPENDRFHWRKYGEKTILNAEYPRLYYKCGYSDDHKCPAKKYVQQQSNSGHPRFMVTLINEHTCEALFPDEPTSSSSSASQVLDFTKASLSPPLMAAAASGSLKKEEEDSMSVCMHSYSYDEYLSSSFPTMSPDGDQVQFSPGPGW, from the exons ATGTCAACGCGGCTCAACTCCGCGAGGAAGTCGcagccgccgcgctcctccgaCAGGAGGGACGCTGCGATCCAGGAGCTCAGGAGGGGCACCCAGCTGGCAGATCTGCTCAGGAAGCAGGTGAAGCTCATCCCGGAGCCAAACCGCCGTGACGCTGCAGTGGCCAACGTGGGCGAGATATCCATGGCCATGGAGTCGTCGCTCAACATCCTCCAGTATGAGATCTCCTCCCCCGAGGTCGGCACGGTGGACATGGCTGCGCACGCTGGCTACTCCTCCGATGGAGGCACCGGGGAAAGAAATGGTGCCGTTCCCCGTACCAGAAGGGTGAGGCACCGGCGAGGCAGGCATGGAGTTGAGCTCCCAAT GAAGGAGATACTGACTGAGGCACCAGAAAACGATCGTTTCCACTGGAGGAAATATGGTGAGAAGACCATCCTCAATGCTGAATATCCAAG GTTATACTACAAATGTGGTTACAGCGATGACCACAAGTGTCCAGCAAAGAAATACGTGCAGCAGCAAAGCAACAGCGGCCATCCACGTTTCATGGTCACCCTGATCAACGAGCATACGTGCGAAGCTTTGTTCCCGGATGAGCCCACCTCAAGCAGCAGTAGTGCTTCGCAGGTTCTCGACTTCACAAAGGCATCGCTTTCTCCTCCATTGATGGCCGCCGCTGCCTCAGGGTCgttgaagaaagaggaagaagacagcaTGTCTGTGTGTATGCACAGCTACTCGTATGATGAATACTTGTCTTCTTCGTTCCCAACGATGTCGCCAGATGGAGATCAGGTCCAATTTTCTCCGGGGCCCGGGTGGTAG